In Eubacteriales bacterium mix99, the DNA window ATTTATTGTCGACGACCTTCAGCAGGGCGATCACCGTTTTCACCTCAAGAGCTTCAAAATAACCGGTGTTCACATCCGCATAGACCGGAATTCCCGCCGCCGCAAATACCTCCTGAAAAACGGAGGCCCATCCGACTGTGCTTCGCATCAAAACCACAATATCCCGATAATCCACCGTGCGGACCCCCTGGCCGCCTTTTTCGCCAGGCACCGGAAGTTCCGTGCCAACCAGACTTTGAACCCGCTGCGCAGCGATCCCTGCCTCCACTTCAATATCACTCAGGCTTTCCGTGTCCGGGTCCGGGTCCTCCTTTCCTGCCTCCGCCTTTTCCACCAGATGAAGCTCCGTTTCCGGATCCGGCAGATCTTCCGTATTCAGACCCGGATAAAGGGCAGCGTTGCCATCATAATCCATTTCCCCGAACTGCGCGGACATAATATTCCGGAACAGATAATTGACGGCATTTAATATGGATGGACGGCTCCGGAAATTCCGATTCAGATCGATCCGGCGGTTTTTGGTCCCCTCCTCTGGCAGACTGGCGCGGTACCGGGACAGAAAAACAGACGGATCGGCCAGCCGGAACCGGTAAATGCTCTGCTTCACGTCCCCCACCAGGAACAGATTGTCTTCCCTTGCAATCTTATTTACAATGGTCTCCTGCACCAGGTTGCTGTCCTGGTATTCGTCCACAAAAATATAGGAATATTTGCTGCGGAGTTCCTCTGCCACCTCTTCATTCTTGAGAATATCCAGGGCATAATGCTCCAGATCATTGAAATCAATGATTCCCCGCTCCTGTTTCTGCCGCCTGTACTCCCGGTCAAACTTAAAAACCAGATCACAGAGATACTGCATGTAAGGATACAGTTCGTTCAGCTGTTCCACGCTGTGTTCCAGTCCCACAGAGAGAAAGCCGTCGCCCAGATTTTTGAAGATTGCCTTTGCCTGATTTCTCTGCTCCTGAACCGCTTCCTTCAGGGAGTCCTCCACATCCCTGCCGCACCGTTTCAGATTTTTGAACTTGATTCCCGGATAAGCCTGACAGCATGCCCGAAGGCCTCTGTGCTGTGTCAGGGACAGCAGATCCTCCAGCTGCGACAGGTCGTCCAGAAGATTCGCCTCGTAAGCCATTGGCCCGCCAGGCTTTCTGCACAGCGCAAGGGCATCCTGCAGCAGATCCATGGCCCCGGCAAGATCCATACGGATCTGGGACAATAACGCCTGATACCAGGGGCTGGCCCCGATTTCCTCCTCCTTCAGGGCAAAATCCTGTACCCGCACCTCCATCCACCGCTCCGGATCGGGCTTGCTCTGGATAAAGCCGTGCAGCCTCAGCACAAGATCCTGAAGCGGTGTATCCTGCCGGTTATTTCCGAAACGTTCCACCAGGCCGTAAAATTTCTCCGAACCTTTTTCATATTCCTTTTCAAACAAATCGTCGATGGCATCCAGCCGGATCAGGCTGCACTCCGTGTCATCCCCGATCCGAAAGCCGGGATCCAGATTGATAACATGAAAATACTGGCGGATGATGCGAATGCAGAAAGCATGCAATGTACTGATGGAAGCCTTGGGCAGAAGGTTCATCTGCCGTCTTAAGTGCCTGCTGTCTCCCCTGTTTTCATCCAGAGCCTTCATCAGGGCCGCTCCGATCCTCTCGCGCATTTCCCCTGCTGCTGCATTGGTGAATGTCACCACCAGAAGACGGTCCAACTCCGCTTCGTCCTTCAAAATCAGCTGCAGAATCCTCTCCACCAGGACCGCTGTTTTGCCCGAACCGGCTGCAGCTGCCACCAGAAGGTTACAGTCCCTGGCATCGATGGCTGCCTGCTGTTCCACCGTCCATTTTGGCATGAACCCTTTCCCCTTCCCTTACCGTTATCGTTCTCGTTTTATGCATTCCATCGTTCTCTTTTCATTACTTTCATCGTTTTCCCTTATTACGTTGGTTTCCGGTCGTCTTCTTCTATTTTCCGGAGAACCTCCTTATCCTTCAGCGGATGGATCAGACGGTATCCGTTGTCCTCCAGACGGCTGTCAAACTGGCAGATCCCGTCATAGGGGCAAAACCGGCATGCGGTCTCCTTTCCTTTCCGGACCGGCTCGATCCGTATGTTTCCGTGCAGCATTTCGTCGCCGATATCCCGGATCAGCCGTCTGATATGACCCAGAAGCCGGAAGAACTGCTCCTCCTCCAAAACGGAAGAACGACTGTGAAAGGTTCCGTCCTTTTTAATCCCCAGGGGAAGGACTTCGGAATACCCGTTTATATCACGGTCCATGCACTGAACAACATGGACATCCTTCAGAACCAGTCCCTTCAGTTTCAGCTTTTTGCGGATCTCGCCCTGAATCACATCCGCCACCTGCTCCTGGGTGTTGATCAGGGGATCGTCGATCCGGAAATAGAAGATTCCTCCGGGCCGGGCCTTTCCGTTGATCTTTCGCTGCTCCATCTCCAGCAGTGCTTCCAGATAAACAAGCAACTGCAGTTTCAGCCCGTAATAGGCATCGGACAAATCAAAGCTCTCTGTACCGGATTTGTAATCGACGACACTGAGGTATGCGTCCTCCCCTTCCCGGTAAATATCCGCCCGGTCGATCCTGCCTTCCAGATACATTCTCTCTCCCCCCGGAAGCTCGATCTCAATAGGCGGATACGTCCCCCTGGTTCCGAAACTGATTTCGTTTCCAATGGGACGGAAGCTGCTCCGCCGGATATGATCGGTCAGAAGCCATACCGCCCGTTTGCCGGTGCGTTTCAGACGTTTCGCCAGATATTGATAGCGATGGGTGCTCAGCAGCACTCCATGGTTATGCTCCGGCAGGATCCGGTCCATGATTTTATCGATCATAGCCCCGCACTTTTCATCATCCAGTGTCCGCCAATCCAGTCCTTCCTCCGCAACCTCTGCGGTAAATCCCTCAATGGACTGATGAAACAGTTCTCCGATGTCCGGCGCTTCCACTGCATACTGTTTCCTTTCTCCGGGCCGCAGGCCGTATTTGATAAAATGGGAAAAAGGACAATGGACATACTGCTCCAGCCGGGACACGCTGGCCCGAATCGGGAGGGAATACAGTCCCGCTGCCTTATCCCGGCCAAGCGGTGCCTCCTGATTTCGGTAAAACAGTGCCTTTTCCAGATCCTGTCTTCTCTTTTCCCAGGCCGGATGCCGGAAATACCAATCATAGACCAGCCACCACAAATCCGATTCCGGCTTGCCGTCTGCAAGGCTCCGCATATGGCACACCATATGGGGAAATGTGCTCTTTGGGGTAACAATCCGCATCAGCGGTTCTGTGTCCACATGCCGGTCTCCCGTGATCTCCAGCCGGGGAAACAGCTTTTTCAGCCGATCCATCAGAATGGACGGACGAAGTGCCCTGCCTTCCGCGTCGGAAACGGCATAGCTGACCGACAGGAAGTGGGAGGGCTTGCAGAATGCCGTGTAGATGCCGAATCGTTCCTCCGCAGAAAGCAGCTCGGTGCTTCCGCCCAGGTCCATTCCCATACTGCAAAGCATGTCCCGTTCCTCTGCCGCCAGAAGGCCTTCCTCCTGCCTTCCGGAAGGCAGGATCCCGTCATTGCAGCCAACAACGAACAGTGCCCGGACATCCTGGCTCTTGGACCGGCGAATATCCCCCACCAGAACCTGATCCAGCGTCGTAGGAATCATGCCAACTTCCAGAGAGGAAAATCCGGATTCCAGAATACGATAAAATCCCTCCGAAGAAACTTTCTGATCCCCCAGAATCTCCACCAGCTGATCCAGAGTCTCCATGATAATGTTCCAGATCTGGGCGTTCTCATTGACTTGATCCAGCTTTCCCATTTCCCGGAGTTCCCGGATCCATTCCCTCAGCTGCTCCTGCAGATGAATCTCCGTCAGATACTGATACAGGGCCTTTACCATGCCTTCCACCGTACTGCTCCGTTTCAGGCGTTTCTCCAGCAGGAGACAGGGGGAAACAAACCGCTTCCTGTAGTCATTCAATGCCGCAAGGGTTTCATCCGATTCCCCATAGATAAAGGGTTCCTGCCATCCTTTGCCCCGGATCCCGAATTCCAGACAGTAATTCTCCAGCTGCTCCGTCTCGTCGGTGGACAGGCCGCAGAATCCGGTCTTCAGCAGTTTAAAAACGTCATCGTACCGGTAGCCGCGTCTTACCACATGCAAAACGGTCAGGACCAGATCCACGACAGGATTCTCCATCACCGGCCGTTTTTCATCCAGAAAAAAGGGAATGTCATATTCCGGGAAAACCCGTTTGATGATACCGCCATAGGTTTCCATATCACCGGAAACAACGGCCATTTCGTTGTAACGCCAGCCCTTCTCCCAGGTAAGGGAGACGATCCGGGCTGCCAGATTTTCCACTTCGGATTCCGGATTGTTGCCGGCAAATGCTTCAATATGATGTACTGCATCCGGCCAGGTCCGATAAGGGTAATGGTAAAGCTCCCGCTCCAAATGACGGATCTCCGGAGCCCCCGTGGCCCGGAAAGGTCCTCTTCCGGAACCGGCAAGATGAGTGAAACGTTCCTTTTTGTGCAGTTCCTTTGCCATCCGGCGCACTTTTTGAAGGGAGAGGGCATGAACGCGGAAAACATCCTGATCCCTGCCGGTGTCATCCAGACCAACAGTAAAGGTAATCGTCAGATCCCGGGCCAGGACCGCCAGCTTTTCCATCACCCGGATGGTCTGCGGCGGATAATAGTCAAAACCGTCCATCCAGATCCGCACACCGGAAAGAAACGAGGACTGATCCATCCGTTCAATCAGGGCATTCACCGCATCCTCTGAATCAATGTACCGATCCTTCAGATAACGATTGAATTCCTCATAGATCCGGGCCGTATCCTTGAGCTTTCCGGAAAGCAGCTCGTTGGAGTCCAGTCTCTCCGCCTGCCGGCGCATCTGCTCCGGCATGATATCGTGCTGTTTCAGATCCGCCAGCAGATCGCTGATCTGTTCGATAAAACCGCTTTGTCCGGATACCGTTTTATAAACCGTGAGGCGATCCCGGCAGGAATCCAGAAGCCTGCGCAAAATCATCCGCCTGCCCTGGTCATTGATATGGATCTGTGTCAGTCCTCCCACTTCATTGAATACCCTGTGGGCGAGGCGGGAAAAACTCAGCACCTCCACATCCAGGAGTCCGGGCAGATTCAGCTTCCGGATCAGATCCCGCTCGGCCTGCAGTGTAAACTGCTCGGGAACCATAAGGATCAGGCGGCTGTCCCCCCGTTCCAAAGCCCTCCGGATCTCCCGGTATACCTGCATGGTCTTCCCGCTGCCGGAACGCCCGGTAATATAATGAATCCCCAAACCGTCGCTTCCTCCTTCCATGCGGCCGGCAGTCCCCAAACGGGTTGGCTTCTTGCAACCAGACATCTGCCGGCGCAGATGCCGGCTGCAGCAGTCCGAATCCATCTGCTGTACCGGCCGTACAAGTACTATTATATACTATCCCGGAACTATATTCATCCCGCTTCGTTGTCACCAATA includes these proteins:
- the addB gene encoding helicase-exonuclease AddAB subunit AddB; protein product: MGIHYITGRSGSGKTMQVYREIRRALERGDSRLILMVPEQFTLQAERDLIRKLNLPGLLDVEVLSFSRLAHRVFNEVGGLTQIHINDQGRRMILRRLLDSCRDRLTVYKTVSGQSGFIEQISDLLADLKQHDIMPEQMRRQAERLDSNELLSGKLKDTARIYEEFNRYLKDRYIDSEDAVNALIERMDQSSFLSGVRIWMDGFDYYPPQTIRVMEKLAVLARDLTITFTVGLDDTGRDQDVFRVHALSLQKVRRMAKELHKKERFTHLAGSGRGPFRATGAPEIRHLERELYHYPYRTWPDAVHHIEAFAGNNPESEVENLAARIVSLTWEKGWRYNEMAVVSGDMETYGGIIKRVFPEYDIPFFLDEKRPVMENPVVDLVLTVLHVVRRGYRYDDVFKLLKTGFCGLSTDETEQLENYCLEFGIRGKGWQEPFIYGESDETLAALNDYRKRFVSPCLLLEKRLKRSSTVEGMVKALYQYLTEIHLQEQLREWIRELREMGKLDQVNENAQIWNIIMETLDQLVEILGDQKVSSEGFYRILESGFSSLEVGMIPTTLDQVLVGDIRRSKSQDVRALFVVGCNDGILPSGRQEEGLLAAEERDMLCSMGMDLGGSTELLSAEERFGIYTAFCKPSHFLSVSYAVSDAEGRALRPSILMDRLKKLFPRLEITGDRHVDTEPLMRIVTPKSTFPHMVCHMRSLADGKPESDLWWLVYDWYFRHPAWEKRRQDLEKALFYRNQEAPLGRDKAAGLYSLPIRASVSRLEQYVHCPFSHFIKYGLRPGERKQYAVEAPDIGELFHQSIEGFTAEVAEEGLDWRTLDDEKCGAMIDKIMDRILPEHNHGVLLSTHRYQYLAKRLKRTGKRAVWLLTDHIRRSSFRPIGNEISFGTRGTYPPIEIELPGGERMYLEGRIDRADIYREGEDAYLSVVDYKSGTESFDLSDAYYGLKLQLLVYLEALLEMEQRKINGKARPGGIFYFRIDDPLINTQEQVADVIQGEIRKKLKLKGLVLKDVHVVQCMDRDINGYSEVLPLGIKKDGTFHSRSSVLEEEQFFRLLGHIRRLIRDIGDEMLHGNIRIEPVRKGKETACRFCPYDGICQFDSRLEDNGYRLIHPLKDKEVLRKIEEDDRKPT